From Streptomyces sp. HUAS MG91, the proteins below share one genomic window:
- the pgsA gene encoding phosphatidylinositol phosphate synthase, whose protein sequence is MLNKYARAFFTRVLTPFAAFLIRRGVSPDTVTLLGTAGVMAGALVFFPRGEFFWGTIVITLFVFSDLVDGNMARQLGRSSRWGAFLDSTLDRVADSAIFGGLALWYAGSGDDNTLCAVSIFCLASGQVVSYTKARGESIGLPVAVNGLVERAERLVITLVAAGFAGLHKFGVPGIQYLLPVALWIVAAGSLVTLIQRVVTVRRESAEAEAAASAQEEAAS, encoded by the coding sequence ATGCTGAACAAGTACGCGCGTGCATTCTTCACGCGTGTCCTCACACCGTTCGCCGCGTTTCTCATCCGTCGCGGGGTGAGTCCCGACACGGTCACTCTCCTCGGCACGGCCGGAGTGATGGCGGGAGCGCTGGTCTTCTTCCCGCGCGGGGAATTCTTCTGGGGCACGATCGTCATCACGCTGTTCGTCTTCTCGGACCTCGTGGACGGCAACATGGCGCGCCAGCTCGGCCGCTCCAGCCGCTGGGGCGCCTTCCTGGACTCCACGCTCGACCGCGTCGCCGACAGCGCCATCTTCGGCGGCCTCGCGCTCTGGTACGCGGGCAGCGGCGACGACAACACGCTGTGCGCGGTGTCCATCTTCTGCCTCGCCAGCGGCCAGGTCGTCTCGTACACGAAGGCCCGTGGAGAATCGATCGGCCTGCCGGTCGCCGTGAACGGCCTGGTCGAGCGTGCCGAGCGGCTCGTCATCACCCTGGTGGCCGCGGGCTTCGCGGGTCTGCACAAGTTCGGCGTGCCCGGCATTCAGTACCTGCTGCCCGTCGCGCTGTGGATCGTCGCGGCCGGCAGCCTCGTCACTCTGATCCAGCGCGTGGTGACGGTGCGCCGGGAGTCCGCCGAGGCCGAGGCGGCCGCGTCGGCCCAGGAGGAGGCCGCCTCGTGA
- the ruvC gene encoding crossover junction endodeoxyribonuclease RuvC has translation MRVLGVDPGLTRCGVGVVEGVAGRPLTMRGVGVVRTPPDADLGHRLVGIEQGIERWLDEHEPEVLAVERVFSQHNVRTVMGTAQASAVAMLCASRRGIPVALHTPSEVKAAVTGSGRADKAQVGAMVTRLLRLDAPPKPADAADALALAICHIWRAPAQNRLQQAVALHASKGRTA, from the coding sequence TTGCGCGTACTGGGCGTGGACCCGGGGCTGACCCGGTGCGGTGTCGGCGTGGTCGAGGGGGTCGCGGGCCGGCCGCTGACCATGCGCGGCGTCGGCGTGGTGCGGACCCCGCCGGACGCCGATCTGGGCCACCGCCTCGTCGGCATCGAGCAGGGCATCGAGCGGTGGCTCGACGAGCACGAGCCCGAAGTCCTCGCCGTGGAGCGGGTGTTCAGCCAGCACAACGTCCGTACGGTGATGGGCACCGCCCAGGCGAGCGCCGTCGCCATGCTGTGCGCCTCGCGCCGCGGCATCCCCGTCGCCCTGCACACGCCCAGCGAGGTCAAGGCCGCCGTCACCGGCAGCGGCCGCGCCGACAAGGCACAGGTGGGCGCCATGGTGACCCGGCTGCTCCGGCTCGACGCGCCGCCCAAGCCGGCCGACGCCGCCGACGCCCTGGCCCTCGCCATCTGCCACATCTGGCGCGCCCCCGCGCAGAACCGACTGCAGCAAGCCGTAGCGCTGCACGCATCGAAAGGCCGAACCGCATGA
- the ruvB gene encoding Holliday junction branch migration DNA helicase RuvB has product MNWDETTDEAAPQAADRLVGASADGEDQAVEAALRPKDLDEFIGQEKVREQLDLVLRAARARGATADHVLLSGAPGLGKTTLSMIIAAEMAAPIRITSGPAIQHAGDLAAILSSLQEGEVLFLDEIHRMSRPAEEMLYMAMEDFRVDVIVGKGPGATAIPLELPPFTLVGATTRAGLLPPPLRDRFGFTAHMEFYEPAELERVIHRSSGLLDVEIDPAGAAEIAGRSRGTPRIANRLLRRVRDYAQVKADGHINRDIAAAALGVYEVDGRGLDRLDRAVLEALLKLFGGGPVGLSTLAVAVGEERETVEEVAEPFLVREGLLARTPRGRVATPAAWAHLGLTAPQGKPGASGQADLFGA; this is encoded by the coding sequence ATGAACTGGGACGAGACGACCGACGAAGCCGCCCCGCAGGCAGCCGACCGGCTCGTCGGTGCGTCCGCCGACGGCGAGGACCAGGCCGTCGAGGCGGCCCTGCGCCCCAAGGACCTGGACGAGTTCATCGGCCAGGAGAAGGTCAGGGAACAGCTCGACCTGGTGCTGCGTGCCGCCCGCGCGCGCGGCGCCACCGCCGACCACGTCCTGCTCTCCGGCGCCCCCGGCCTCGGCAAGACCACCCTCTCCATGATCATCGCGGCGGAGATGGCCGCCCCGATCCGGATCACCTCGGGCCCCGCCATCCAGCACGCCGGCGACCTGGCCGCGATCCTCTCCTCCCTCCAGGAGGGCGAGGTCCTCTTCCTCGACGAGATCCACCGGATGTCCCGGCCCGCCGAGGAGATGCTGTACATGGCGATGGAGGACTTCCGCGTCGACGTCATCGTCGGCAAGGGCCCCGGCGCCACCGCCATCCCGCTCGAACTGCCGCCGTTCACGCTGGTCGGCGCCACCACGCGCGCGGGCCTGCTGCCCCCGCCGCTGCGCGACCGCTTCGGCTTCACCGCGCACATGGAGTTCTACGAGCCGGCCGAGCTGGAGCGGGTGATCCACCGTTCCTCCGGACTCCTCGACGTGGAGATCGACCCGGCGGGAGCCGCCGAGATCGCCGGGCGCTCCCGCGGCACCCCGCGCATCGCCAACCGCCTGCTGCGCCGCGTCCGCGACTACGCCCAGGTCAAGGCCGACGGCCACATCAACCGGGACATCGCCGCCGCCGCCCTCGGGGTCTACGAGGTGGACGGCCGCGGCCTCGACCGGCTGGACCGCGCCGTCCTGGAGGCCCTGCTCAAGCTGTTCGGCGGCGGACCCGTGGGCCTGTCGACCCTCGCGGTGGCGGTGGGGGAGGAGCGAGAGACGGTGGAGGAGGTCGCGGAGCCCTTCCTCGTCCGGGAGGGCCTGCTCGCGCGCACCCCGCGCGGCCGGGTCGCCACTCCCGCGGCCTGGGCCCACCTCGGACTCACCGCGCCTCAAGGAAAACCAGGTGCAAGCGGACAAGCGGACCTGTTCGGGGCGTGA
- a CDS encoding phosphatidylinositol mannoside acyltransferase, whose protein sequence is MSGAQERITDALYGLGWAGVKKLPEPVATRLGRTIADAVWKKRGKGVLRLEANLARVVPDASPEHLARLSKAGMRSYLRYWMESFRLPTWSKDRIRNGFTPQDVHHLVDGLAAGKGVVLALPHMGNYDLAGAWVTTKLETPFTTVAERLKPETLYDRFVAYREGLGMEVLPHTGGAAFGTLARRLRAGGLVCLVADRDLSSSGVEVKFFGEPTRMPAGPAMLAQQTGALLLPVTLWYDESAVMRGRVHPPIDVPETGTRAEKTSVMTQALADAFATGIADHPEDWHMLQRLWLADLEHFEERPA, encoded by the coding sequence GTGAGCGGCGCGCAGGAACGGATCACCGACGCGCTGTACGGGCTCGGCTGGGCCGGGGTCAAGAAGCTGCCCGAACCGGTCGCCACCCGCCTCGGCCGGACCATCGCGGACGCCGTCTGGAAGAAGCGCGGCAAGGGCGTGCTCCGGCTGGAGGCGAATCTCGCGCGCGTGGTCCCCGACGCGAGCCCCGAGCACCTGGCGCGGCTGTCCAAGGCCGGCATGCGGTCGTACCTGCGCTACTGGATGGAGTCCTTCCGGCTCCCCACCTGGAGCAAGGACCGCATCCGGAACGGCTTCACGCCCCAGGACGTCCACCATCTCGTCGACGGCCTCGCCGCCGGCAAGGGCGTCGTCCTCGCCCTGCCCCACATGGGCAACTACGACCTCGCGGGCGCCTGGGTCACCACCAAGCTGGAGACTCCCTTCACGACGGTCGCCGAGCGGCTCAAGCCGGAGACGCTCTACGACCGGTTCGTCGCCTACCGCGAGGGCCTGGGCATGGAGGTGCTGCCGCACACCGGCGGCGCCGCCTTCGGCACGCTGGCACGCCGGCTGCGCGCGGGCGGCCTCGTCTGCCTGGTCGCCGACCGCGACCTGTCCTCGTCGGGCGTCGAGGTGAAGTTCTTCGGCGAGCCGACCCGGATGCCGGCGGGCCCGGCCATGCTCGCCCAGCAGACCGGCGCACTGCTGCTGCCGGTCACCCTCTGGTACGACGAATCGGCCGTCATGCGCGGCCGCGTCCACCCGCCCATCGACGTACCGGAGACAGGTACCCGCGCCGAGAAGACGTCTGTCATGACACAGGCGCTGGCCGATGCCTTCGCCACGGGGATCGCCGACCACCCGGAGGACTGGCACATGCTGCAGCGCTTGTGGCTCGCGGATCTCGAGCACTTCGAGGAGCGGCCCGCGTGA
- the yajC gene encoding preprotein translocase subunit YajC — protein MSPVTLLPFIVLIGAMFLMTRSAKKKQQQAANMRNEMQPGSGVRTIGGMYATVKEVNEDTVLLDAGPGVHLMFAKNAIGAVLSDDEYNRIVHGPEAADDELSDDAVVPDDASSLTETDETAADDSRIDLGKKDEADTADETAEAPKADAAPEAAAEAKKTDGESDAK, from the coding sequence GTGAGTCCTGTGACCCTCCTCCCGTTCATTGTGCTCATCGGGGCCATGTTCCTGATGACCCGGTCTGCCAAGAAGAAGCAGCAGCAGGCCGCGAATATGCGCAATGAAATGCAGCCCGGTTCCGGCGTCCGCACCATCGGCGGCATGTACGCCACGGTCAAGGAGGTCAACGAGGACACGGTCCTCCTCGACGCGGGCCCCGGCGTCCACCTGATGTTCGCGAAGAACGCGATCGGCGCCGTGCTCTCCGACGACGAGTACAACCGCATCGTCCACGGCCCCGAGGCCGCCGACGACGAGCTGTCCGATGACGCCGTCGTGCCGGACGACGCGTCGTCCCTCACCGAGACCGACGAGACCGCCGCCGACGACTCGCGCATCGACCTCGGCAAGAAGGACGAGGCCGACACGGCCGACGAGACCGCCGAGGCCCCCAAGGCCGACGCGGCCCCCGAGGCCGCTGCCGAGGCGAAGAAGACCGACGGCGAGTCCGACGCGAAGTAG
- a CDS encoding YebC/PmpR family DNA-binding transcriptional regulator → MSGHSKWATTKHKKAVIDAKRGKLFAKLIKNIEVAARMGGTDIEGNPTLYDAIQKAKKQSVPNKNIDSAVKRGGGLEAGGADYETIMYEGYGPNGVAVLIECLTDNRNRAASDVRVAMTRNGGNMADPGSVSYLFNRKGVVVVPKGELTEDDVLGAVLDAGAEEVNDLGESFEVLSEATDLVAVRTALVDAGIDYDSADANFVPTMQVELDEDGARKIFKLIDALEDSDDVQNVFANFDVSDEVMEKVDA, encoded by the coding sequence ATGTCCGGCCACTCTAAATGGGCTACGACGAAGCACAAGAAGGCCGTGATCGACGCCAAGCGCGGCAAGCTCTTCGCGAAGCTGATCAAGAACATCGAAGTCGCGGCGCGCATGGGCGGCACGGACATCGAGGGCAACCCGACGCTGTACGACGCCATCCAGAAGGCGAAGAAGCAGTCGGTCCCGAACAAGAACATCGACTCCGCGGTCAAGCGCGGCGGCGGCCTCGAGGCCGGCGGCGCCGACTACGAGACGATCATGTACGAGGGCTACGGCCCGAACGGTGTCGCGGTGCTCATCGAGTGCCTCACCGACAACCGCAACCGCGCCGCCTCCGACGTGCGCGTCGCGATGACCCGCAACGGCGGGAACATGGCCGACCCGGGTTCCGTGTCGTACCTGTTCAACCGCAAGGGCGTCGTGGTCGTCCCCAAGGGCGAGCTGACCGAGGACGACGTCCTGGGCGCCGTGCTCGACGCGGGCGCCGAGGAGGTCAACGACCTGGGCGAGTCCTTCGAGGTCCTCTCCGAGGCCACCGACCTGGTCGCGGTCCGCACCGCGCTGGTGGACGCCGGCATCGACTACGACTCGGCCGACGCCAACTTCGTCCCGACCATGCAGGTCGAGCTCGACGAGGACGGCGCGCGCAAGATCTTCAAGCTGATCGACGCGCTGGAGGACAGCGACGACGTGCAGAACGTCTTCGCCAACTTCGACGTCTCCGACGAGGTCATGGAGAAGGTCGACGCCTGA
- the secD gene encoding protein translocase subunit SecD, with the protein MATPKKSRGAGTGSKPGRALSLIVIVMVALVGGMFISGTFTPRLGIDLAGGTSITLQAKTEPGQSKSAINKTNMDTAADIINRRVNGMGVSEAEVQTQGADNIIVNIPRGTNEKQAREQVGTTAQLYFRPVLTMAAGSPTADSSASPSPSASSSGKPTDKATSGSGEKATGSSASATPSSSATSQGRAVTDALKADATPSSSASGDAKASASPSASASASADPATAALQKKFTELDCTDSAARTKVNEGAKPTDTIAACGKDSSGQWAKYILGPSEVNGKDVKKSQAAINQQSGQWVVNMEFTGSGSKKFAATTAKLKDQQQPMNQFAIVLDGDVVSAPSVSSVLSSNAEISGSFNQQSAQDLANVLSYGALPLTFHEQSVTSVTAALGGEQLHAGLIAGAIGLLLVVIYLVVYYRGLSMVALASLLVSGILTYTLMTLLGPAIGFALNLPAVCGAIVAIGITADSFIVFFERIRDEIREGRSVRPAVERAWPRARRTILVSDFVSFLAAAVLYIVTVGKVQGFAFTLGLTTLLDVVVVFLFTKPLMTILARGKFFTGHKWSGLDPKRLGVQPPLRRTRRTAGPVDPKEA; encoded by the coding sequence GTGGCCACACCTAAAAAGAGCCGAGGGGCAGGTACCGGGAGCAAGCCCGGCCGCGCTCTGAGCCTGATCGTGATCGTCATGGTCGCGCTCGTCGGCGGGATGTTCATCTCCGGCACGTTCACCCCCCGCCTCGGCATCGACCTCGCGGGCGGCACCAGCATCACCCTGCAGGCCAAGACCGAGCCGGGCCAGTCCAAGAGCGCCATCAACAAGACCAACATGGACACGGCGGCGGACATCATCAACCGCCGTGTCAACGGCATGGGTGTCTCCGAGGCCGAGGTCCAGACGCAGGGCGCCGACAACATCATCGTCAACATCCCGCGGGGTACGAACGAGAAGCAGGCGCGCGAGCAGGTCGGTACGACCGCTCAGCTCTACTTCCGTCCGGTCCTGACGATGGCCGCCGGCTCCCCGACGGCGGACTCCTCCGCGAGCCCGTCGCCGAGCGCCTCCTCCAGCGGCAAGCCCACGGACAAGGCGACCTCGGGCTCCGGCGAGAAGGCGACCGGCTCGTCGGCCTCCGCGACGCCGTCCTCCTCGGCCACCTCGCAGGGCCGCGCCGTCACCGACGCCCTGAAGGCCGACGCGACGCCCAGCTCCTCCGCGAGCGGCGACGCCAAGGCCTCCGCCTCGCCGTCGGCCAGCGCGAGCGCCTCCGCCGACCCGGCCACGGCCGCGCTGCAGAAGAAGTTCACCGAGCTGGACTGCACCGACTCGGCGGCCCGGACGAAGGTCAACGAGGGCGCCAAGCCGACCGACACCATCGCCGCCTGCGGCAAGGACTCGTCGGGCCAGTGGGCGAAGTACATCCTCGGCCCGTCCGAGGTGAACGGCAAGGACGTCAAGAAGTCCCAGGCCGCCATCAACCAGCAGAGCGGCCAGTGGGTCGTCAACATGGAGTTCACGGGCTCCGGGTCGAAGAAGTTCGCGGCGACCACGGCCAAGCTGAAGGACCAGCAGCAGCCGATGAACCAGTTCGCCATCGTGCTCGACGGCGACGTGGTCTCGGCGCCCAGCGTCAGCTCGGTGCTGAGCTCCAACGCCGAGATCTCCGGCAGCTTCAACCAGCAGTCCGCCCAGGACCTGGCCAACGTGCTGTCCTACGGCGCCCTGCCGCTCACCTTCCACGAGCAGAGCGTCACCTCGGTGACCGCCGCGCTCGGCGGTGAGCAGCTGCACGCCGGTCTGATCGCGGGCGCGATCGGCCTCCTCCTGGTCGTCATCTACCTGGTGGTCTACTACCGGGGTCTGTCGATGGTGGCCCTGGCCTCGCTGCTGGTGTCCGGCATCCTCACGTACACGCTGATGACGCTCCTCGGCCCGGCCATCGGCTTCGCCCTGAACCTGCCCGCGGTGTGTGGTGCGATCGTCGCCATCGGTATCACCGCGGACTCGTTCATCGTGTTCTTCGAACGCATCCGGGACGAGATCCGGGAGGGCCGGTCCGTGCGGCCCGCCGTCGAGCGTGCCTGGCCGCGCGCCCGGCGCACCATCCTGGTCTCCGACTTCGTGTCGTTCCTCGCCGCCGCGGTGCTCTACATCGTGACCGTCGGCAAGGTGCAGGGCTTCGCGTTCACGCTCGGCCTGACCACCCTGCTCGACGTCGTCGTGGTCTTCCTCTTCACGAAGCCGCTGATGACGATTCTGGCCCGCGGGAAGTTCTTCACCGGCCACAAGTGGTCCGGCCTCGACCCCAAGCGCCTCGGGGTCCAGCCGCCGCTGCGCCGCACCCGTCGTACCGCCGGTCCCGTCGACCCGAAGGAGGCGTGA
- the pdxS gene encoding pyridoxal 5'-phosphate synthase lyase subunit PdxS — protein MSVSTQSHEPNATGTARVKRGMAEQLKGGVIMDVVTPEQAKIAEDAGAVAVMALERVPADIRKDGGVARMSDPDMIEGIIDAVSIPVMAKSRIGHFVEAQVLQSLGVDYIDESEVLTPADEVNHSDKFAFTTPFVCGATNLGEALRRIAEGAAMIRSKGEAGTGNVVEAVRHLRQIKNEIARLRGFDNNELYAAAKDLRAPYELVKEVSELGKLPVVLFSAGGVATPADAALMRQLGAEGVFVGSGIFKSGDPAKRAAAIVKATTFYDDPKIVADASRNLGEAMVGINCDTLPEAERYANRGW, from the coding sequence GTGTCCGTCAGCACCCAGTCCCACGAGCCCAACGCCACCGGTACCGCCCGCGTCAAGCGCGGCATGGCCGAACAGCTCAAGGGCGGCGTCATCATGGACGTCGTCACGCCCGAGCAGGCGAAGATCGCCGAGGACGCGGGCGCCGTCGCCGTCATGGCCCTGGAGCGGGTCCCGGCCGACATCCGCAAGGACGGCGGCGTGGCCCGGATGTCCGACCCGGACATGATCGAGGGCATCATCGACGCCGTCTCGATCCCGGTCATGGCCAAGTCCCGCATCGGCCACTTCGTCGAGGCCCAGGTCCTGCAGTCGCTCGGCGTCGACTACATCGACGAGTCCGAGGTCCTCACCCCGGCCGACGAGGTCAACCACAGCGACAAGTTCGCCTTCACGACCCCGTTCGTCTGCGGCGCCACCAACCTGGGCGAGGCGCTGCGCCGCATCGCCGAGGGCGCGGCCATGATCCGCTCCAAGGGCGAGGCCGGCACTGGCAACGTCGTCGAGGCCGTCCGCCACCTGCGCCAGATCAAGAACGAGATCGCCCGCCTGCGCGGCTTCGACAACAACGAGCTGTACGCCGCCGCCAAGGACCTGCGCGCCCCCTACGAGCTGGTCAAGGAGGTCTCCGAGCTGGGCAAGCTGCCGGTGGTCCTCTTCTCCGCCGGCGGTGTCGCGACCCCGGCCGACGCCGCCCTGATGCGCCAGCTCGGCGCCGAGGGCGTCTTCGTCGGCTCCGGCATCTTCAAGTCGGGCGACCCCGCCAAGCGCGCCGCCGCCATCGTGAAGGCCACCACCTTCTACGACGACCCGAAGATCGTCGCGGACGCCTCCCGCAACCTGGGCGAGGCCATGGTCGGCATCAACTGCGACACCCTCCCCGAGGCCGAGCGCTACGCGAACCGGGGCTGGTAG
- a CDS encoding glycosyltransferase family 4 protein — protein sequence MRIGIVCPYSWDVPGGVQFHIRDLAEHLIALGHEVSVLAPADDETPLPPYVVSAGRAVPVPYNGSVARLNFGFLSAARVRRWLHDGTFDVIHIHEPASPSLGLLTCWAAQGPIVATFHTSNPRSRAMIAAYPILQPALEKISARIAVSEYARRTLVEHLGGDAVVIPNGVDVDFFARAEPKPEWQGDTLGFIGRIDEPRKGLPVLMKALPRILAERPGTRLLVAGRGDEEEAVASLPAEMRDRVEFLGMVSDEDKARLLASVDVYVAPNTGGESFGIILVEAMSAGAPVLASDLDAFAQVLDQGAAGELFANEDADALAEAAVKLLGNPNRRAELRERGSKHVRRFDWSTVGADILSVYETVTQGAAAVAEDERLGRFRSRFGLARD from the coding sequence GTGAGGATCGGAATCGTCTGCCCGTACTCCTGGGACGTGCCCGGCGGCGTCCAGTTCCACATCCGCGATCTGGCGGAGCACCTCATCGCCCTGGGACACGAGGTCTCCGTCCTCGCCCCGGCGGACGACGAGACCCCCCTGCCGCCCTACGTCGTCTCGGCCGGCCGCGCCGTGCCCGTCCCGTACAACGGCTCGGTCGCACGGCTCAACTTCGGCTTCCTGAGCGCCGCGCGGGTACGCCGCTGGCTGCACGACGGCACCTTCGACGTGATCCACATCCACGAGCCGGCGTCGCCGTCCCTCGGGCTCCTCACCTGCTGGGCCGCGCAGGGCCCGATCGTCGCCACCTTCCACACCTCCAACCCCCGCTCGCGCGCCATGATCGCGGCGTACCCGATCCTGCAGCCCGCGCTGGAGAAGATCAGCGCGCGCATCGCCGTGAGCGAGTACGCCCGCCGCACCCTCGTCGAACACCTCGGCGGCGACGCGGTCGTCATCCCCAACGGCGTCGACGTCGACTTCTTCGCACGGGCCGAGCCGAAGCCCGAGTGGCAGGGAGACACCCTCGGCTTCATCGGGCGGATCGACGAGCCCCGCAAGGGCCTGCCGGTCCTCATGAAGGCGCTGCCCAGGATCCTCGCCGAACGCCCGGGGACACGGCTGCTGGTCGCGGGCCGCGGCGACGAGGAGGAGGCCGTCGCCTCGCTGCCCGCCGAGATGCGCGACCGGGTCGAGTTCCTCGGCATGGTCAGCGACGAGGACAAGGCGCGGCTGCTCGCCAGCGTCGACGTGTACGTCGCCCCGAACACCGGCGGCGAGTCCTTCGGCATCATCCTGGTCGAGGCGATGTCGGCGGGCGCCCCCGTGCTCGCCTCCGACCTGGACGCCTTCGCCCAGGTCCTCGATCAGGGCGCGGCCGGCGAACTCTTCGCCAACGAGGACGCCGACGCGCTGGCCGAGGCGGCCGTCAAACTCCTCGGCAACCCCAACCGCCGCGCCGAACTGCGCGAACGCGGCAGCAAGCACGTGCGCCGCTTCGACTGGTCGACGGTCGGCGCCGACATCCTCTCCGTGTACGAGACGGTGACCCAGGGCGCGGCGGCGGTGGCCGAGGACGAGCGGCTCGGGCGCTTCAGGTCGAGGTTCGGGCTGGCCCGGGACTGA
- the ruvA gene encoding Holliday junction branch migration protein RuvA — translation MIAFVSGPVAALAPDAAVVEVGGIGMALQCTPNTLSTLRIGQQTKLATSLVVREDSLTLYGFADDDEKQTFELLQTASGVGPRLAQAMLAVHSPDALRRAVSTGDEKALTAVPGIGKKGAQKLLLEYKDRLGEPLGTGGPAIGTSVTSGWRDQLHAALIGLGYATREADEAVAAVTPQAEAAEGTPQVGQLLKAALQTLNRTR, via the coding sequence ATGATCGCCTTCGTCAGCGGCCCCGTCGCCGCACTCGCCCCGGACGCCGCGGTCGTGGAGGTCGGAGGCATCGGAATGGCCCTCCAGTGCACGCCGAACACGCTGTCGACGCTCCGGATCGGCCAGCAGACCAAGCTCGCCACCTCCCTCGTCGTGCGCGAGGACTCGCTCACCCTGTACGGCTTCGCGGACGACGACGAGAAGCAGACCTTCGAACTCCTCCAGACCGCGAGCGGCGTCGGCCCGCGCCTGGCGCAGGCCATGCTCGCCGTGCACAGCCCCGACGCCCTGCGCCGCGCCGTCTCCACCGGCGACGAGAAGGCCCTCACCGCCGTCCCCGGCATCGGCAAGAAGGGCGCCCAGAAGCTCCTCCTGGAGTACAAGGACCGCCTCGGCGAGCCGCTCGGCACCGGCGGCCCGGCGATCGGCACCTCCGTGACCAGCGGCTGGCGCGACCAGCTGCACGCCGCCCTGATCGGCCTCGGGTACGCGACCCGCGAGGCCGACGAGGCCGTCGCCGCCGTCACCCCGCAGGCCGAGGCCGCCGAGGGCACCCCGCAGGTCGGCCAGCTCCTGAAGGCGGCCCTCCAGACGCTCAACCGCACCCGCTAG
- the pdxT gene encoding pyridoxal 5'-phosphate synthase glutaminase subunit PdxT — protein sequence MSTPVIGVLALQGDVREHLIALATADAVARPVRRPEELAEVDGLVIPGGESTTISKLAHLFGLMDPLRARVREGMPVYGTCAGMILLADKILDPRSGQETVGGIDMIVRRNAFGRQNESFEAAVEVSGVEGAPVEGVFIRAPWVESVGAAVQVLAEHDGHIVAVRQGSALATSFHPELTGDHRLHGLFVDMVREKLEAGSL from the coding sequence ATGAGCACCCCCGTCATCGGCGTCCTGGCACTCCAGGGCGACGTACGGGAGCACCTCATCGCCCTGGCCACGGCGGACGCCGTGGCCAGGCCGGTGCGGCGCCCCGAAGAACTGGCCGAGGTCGACGGCCTCGTCATCCCCGGCGGCGAGTCGACCACCATCTCCAAGCTGGCCCATCTCTTCGGCCTCATGGACCCGCTCCGCGCGCGCGTGCGCGAAGGAATGCCGGTCTACGGCACGTGCGCCGGCATGATCCTGCTCGCCGACAAGATCCTCGACCCGCGCTCGGGCCAGGAGACCGTCGGCGGCATCGACATGATCGTGCGCCGCAACGCCTTCGGGCGGCAGAACGAGTCCTTCGAGGCGGCGGTCGAGGTCAGCGGCGTCGAGGGCGCTCCCGTGGAGGGCGTCTTCATTCGCGCCCCCTGGGTCGAGTCCGTGGGCGCGGCGGTGCAGGTCCTCGCCGAGCACGACGGCCACATCGTCGCCGTCCGCCAGGGCAGTGCCCTCGCGACGTCCTTCCACCCGGAGCTCACGGGCGACCACCGGCTCCACGGCCTGTTCGTGGACATGGTGCGTGAGAAGCTCGAGGCGGGATCCTTGTAG